The following DNA comes from Flavisolibacter ginsenosidimutans.
TCTTTGCCTTGTTTTTTGCGCCGTAAAACCGCCTAATAAAGTAAACGAATGGCCACCGATTCGCTTGTTGTATGTCAGCGTGTTTTCCCAAAGCAGGTCCGTCATTAAACGGCTGTTGTATTGTGCCCTGTTTACGTCGCCGTCTTTGTTTGAATTGCGTTTGGCGAAATCAAGTGCGTTCGAATAAACAATGTAGGCACTCGCCATTGTTTTAAAGTCAAGACCTTTTAAAATGTTTACGCTTAAATCCCCCGAACTCATCACGCGGTAATCATTGCTGGTGATGCTTCTCGTTTCCATAATAGACTTCGGCGTATTGTTGGCGGTAGAAAAAGGATCAACAGCAGTAACCGTGTTGTACAAGGTTCCATCGGGCATGTAGCCGCTGTAAATGCGTCCGTTGAAGTGTCGTGCCTGTGCAAAATCGCCCGGTTTTAGGTTACCCCACAAGGCCGATTGATTGGCAAAGGCAGCCGTTACGTCGTTGTGATAAACGGGCAGGAAAGAATAGAAGCGCACAAAGTCAATGTAGTTCACCGATGGGCGTTCACGCTTGATGTACGATGGGTTTATATTGAAAGAAAGCTTTACCCGTTTGCTCAAATCCACATCAAGCCTTGTGCGCAAGTTGAAGCGGTCGTAATTGCTGTGATACATCATGCCGTCGTCTTTTTGATAAGCGCCGGAGATGAAATATTTCGCGGTGTTGCTGCCGCCCGAAACGCTTAGTTGAAGATTGCGAACAGTAGCATCACGCAAGGCCTGCGATTGCCAGTCAGTCGGTTGTCCGCCGAGCAAAGTTTGTTCAATGATGTAGCCCGCACGTTCGCCCGGCGTCATAATCTGGCTTGTGGTGGGCGGCGTAATACTCGGGTCTTTTGCTTTTAACGAGGCTTCATAATAAAGCAGGTTTCCGTATTCGGTCATCGTCAGCATAGGGTAACGTTCATAGGCCGACTTTGTTCCGGTTGATGCTTTGAGTGAATACTTTGAACGATTGGCTTTGCCGCTTTTGGTGGTAATAATAATAACGCCGCTGGCACCGCGTGAACCGTAGATGGCTGCACTGGCCGCGTCCTTCAGCACTTCAACGGATTCTACGTCGGCAGGATTTACGTAAGACAAACCATCGGGCACGGGATGTCCGTCAACCACTACCAGCGGATCGGCGCTTGCATTGATAGAGTTGCCGCCGCGAATGCGGATCTTTGGGTCGGAACCGGCTTCAGAGGATGTGTTTTGAATTTGCACGCCGGCAATTTTTCCCTGCAAAGCCTGATCAAGCCGAGACACCGGTGCCTCTTCTAATTTTTCGTTTTTAAATTTTGAAACCGCGCCGGTCAGGTGCGATTTGCGCACAGTGCCGTAACCGATCACCACCACCTCGTCAAGTGCACTGGCCGCCCTTGTTAACCGGACAACCGAAGGCACAGTTGAAACCGGAAAACTTTGCGGTGTATAACCAACCGATGAAAAAAGAACAACCGATGTTTTGCTGTCAACAGACAATTTGTAGCTGCCATCGGCGGCCGTTGTTCCTCCCGTTTTTTTCTTGTCGGATAAAACAGAAACACCGCTCAACGGTTCGCCCGTGGCGGAATCAACCACTTTGCCCGTGATTTGTTTTTGCGCAAAAGCAGCGCAAAAGAAAAAGCATTGGAGAAAGAGGAGCAGCAGAAGCCTTCTCGTATTCATAATAGCAAGTTTGTAGTTCAATCTTCCGGAACGCAGTTCAGGATTGCGCACTAAATATAGAGACAAATTGGTTGACCAATTAAAGTTCCCGCCGTCTTTTTTTCGCATTTTTGACCGGCAACGTTCCCGAAAAAAACGGGAACGTTGCCGGTGCGAAGGCAATGGAAAGCGGCATGCCAAACGCTGGCTCCGAGTTGAAAAAAAATTGGTCAACCAATTTTTTAAACGGCTTATTTGCCGTATTCTTGTCCAACAGATTCTTGCGTATGAACGAAGTGCTCAAAAGTTTGAAAGAAGTTTCGTTAGAGAAGCCGGTTGACGTGATCATCCGTCAAATAAAAGAATTGCTCGTCTCGGGCCGGTTAAAGCCTGGCGACAAATTACCGCCGGAACGAAAGCTTTCCGAACAGTTTGCCGTTGGACGGACACATGTAAGAGAAGCCTTGCGCAAACTGGAGTTTTACGGCATTCTGCAAACACGTCCGCAGAGCGGAACCTTTGTTGCCAGCATCGGCGTAAGCGCTTTAAAAAGTTTGATTGCCGATGTGCTCAAGATTGATTCGCCTTCGTTTTTATCACTGGTGGAAACAAGAGTGTTGTTGGAAGAAGCCACCATCAAGTTGGCTTGCCAGCGAAGAACAAAAGAAGACATTAAACTGCTTGAAGCATCGCTGAACGCTTATCTTGAAAAAGCCGAAGCCGGCATCAAGGCTGTTGACGAAGACCTTCTGTTTCACCTTACCATCGCCGAAGCCAGCAAGAACAAAGTTTTAAAGTCGCTCCTGCTCATCATCATTCCCGACATCATTTCCAATTATTCTGTTTTCAAAGTTTGCGATACGGTTTCGAGCAAAGCACTGAACGAACACAAACAAATTTTTGCCTGCATTAAAGACGGCGACGCGGAAAAAGCCGCAGCCGTGATGAAGAAACATTTAAAAGGCGTGATGGATTTTGCCAAATCGCTTGTTCAATAAACCACGGATGACGCGGATTTCGGAAAGATGAAAAGGATTTTCTTTTGGTGTCTTGGCCGCTTTTAAAACATTCACGAACAATTTGATTCAGTCATTGCTGTATGAAAAAAATACTTCTCTCCTTTTCGATTTTGCTTTCGCTTTGCGGGGGTGCGCAAATGAGTTTAACGGATGCGATGAAAGCGTTGCAAAGAGCAAAGCCCGGCGATACAATCGTTGTCGCAAACGGGACTTATAAAGACGTTGAAATAAACTTTGTTGCCAAAGGCGATGCGGCAAAGCCCGTTGTGGTGAAAGCGCAAACGCCGGGCGGGGTTATTATCTCCGGGCAATCCTCACTTCGGCTTGCGGGTGTGGGCATTGAAGTAAACGGATTTTATTTCACCAACGGTTATGCGCCCAAAGGTTCTGCCATTGAATATCGTTTCGGCAATGAAGTTGCGAATAATTGCCGCATTACGAATTGCGCAATTGACGACTTTAATCCGCCCAGTCGCGACGTAGATAATTCGTGGATTTTGCTTTACGGAAAGAACAATCGCTTCGATCACAACAGTGTTGTCGGCAAATTAAATCAAGGCGTCACCTTCGCCGTGATTCTTGACGAAGAACGCAACTTGGACAACCATCACTCGATAGACCATAATTATTTCGGTGAACGACCGATTCTTGGTTCAAACGGCGGCGAGACAACCAGAGTTGGCACATCGCAATCGGCTTTCAAATCATCCCGCACCGTTATCGAAAACAATTTTTTTGAACACTGCAACGGCGAGGTAGAAGTCATTTCCATCAAGAGCTGCGACAACATCATTCGCAACAATACCTTTTACGAAAGCGCCGGTGTGTTGGCTTTGCGTCACGGCAACCGCAACCTGGTGGAAGGGAACGTTTTTATTGGCAACAATAAACCAAACACGGGTGGCATTCGCGTCATCAACGAAGGCCACATCATTCGTAACAATCATTTAGAAGGTTTAGCCGGTGATCGATTCTTTGCGGCATTGGCAATCATGAATGGCGTTCCAAATTCTTTGCCCAATCGTTACAACCAGGTGAAAGATGTAACAATTGAAAACAACATTTGGATTAACTGCGACAACATTCAGTTTTGCGTGGGCAAGGACAATGAGAGAACGGCAAAGCCAGAGAACGTGTTGTTGAAGAACAACGTCTTTTTCAACAGAAACAAGGCTGAAGTTTACACGGCTTATGATGATTTGAGCGGATTTAAGTTTGTGAACAACAGCGTCGCAACAAAGTCGGGAAAGTTTAACCAGAAAGGCTTTGTTGAAACAAAAGGAACGAGCGGAAAATTCGCTTTGAAAAATTACACGCAACGCGACGAATGCGGCGCAAGTTGGTACCGCCAACCAACCAAGCCAGCAACTGCTCTCAACGGTAAAAGAATAAGCGTTGCACCCGGACAAAACGCATTGATCGTAGCCGTTCAATCAGCAAATGCAGGTGATGTCATTGAACTTTCAAGCGAAGGCGAATACCTCGTTGACAACAACATTGACGTCAACAAATACCTCCGCATTCAAGGTGCAAAAAACCTGAAGACAAAACCTGTTATTCGTTACAACGGAACAAAAGGTCGCGGTTCCATTTTTACCATCAGCGACGGCGGTGTTTTGGAGATGAACAATCTTGCCTTCAACGACGAAGCCTTTGACGGCAAAGCCGCTGCATCGAGTGCAATTTCTACCGCTACTGCAATGCGCGGACATTACAGCGCTTACATCAACAACTGCGAGTTTTACAATTTCCAGGAAGGCGGCTACGCTCCTTTTAAAGCACAACGAACAACGTTTGCAGACAGTTTGATTTTTACGAATTGCTTGTTCCGCGACATGAGTGGCGATGCCATTTCTATTGCTGCTGAAAAACAAGACGACGGCAAATACAACGCCGAATACGTAGAAGTTAAAAATTGTGCTTTTTACAAAGTGCTCGGCTATGCGCTTGACCTTTATCGCGGCGGCAGCGACGAAAGCACAACTGGGCCTACACTTCTTGTTGATCATTGCGTGCTGGAAGACGTAAACAACAAAGAACGCGGTGCGGGCATGCGGCTGTTCGGCGTGCAAAACGCTACCGTAAAAAATACTTTGTTCTCCAACACGGGTCGTGGCGGTGCATCGCTGCGTTTTGACGAAACGCATTGGGACAAGATTGCGGTAACCAATTGCAACCTTTACAATTCGGGCCGCATTTATTCTTTTTGGGGTAAAGTTGTAACGGGGCCTGTGTTCAACTTCAAACCAAGCTATCGCTCGTTTGCAACACACGACTTCTCGTTGCAAAGCAGTTCTCCTTTGACAACGAAAGGCACTGACGGTGATGCCATCGGCTTGCAGACAAACAATTATCTCACCACCAAAAAACGATAATCATCTATTAAACCAAACAACATGAAACTGAAAGGAAAAGTTGCGATTGTAACCGGAGGAGCTAGAGACATCGGCCGTGAAGTATCGCTGCGCTTGGCAAAAGAAGGCGCAAAAGTCGTTGTGAATTATTTTGGCAGCGAGAGCGAAGCAACTAAAGTAGCAAAACAAATTAAAGACGAAGGCGGTGAAGCCATCGCCGTGAAAGGCGACATGACCAAATGGACTGAAGTAGTCAACTTAATTGACGAAACAAAAAAAGCTTTCGGTAAAGAGATACATATTTTGACAAATGTCGTTGGCGGTTTGTTCGGCCGAAAAACCATTGAAGAACAGGATGAAGAATGGTACAACCTGGTGATGGACGTAAACCTGAAGAGCATCTTCTTTACAACAAAAGCATGCGTCGGTGCAATGCCCGCGGGTTCAAGCATCATCAACTTTAGTTCGCAGGCAGGCCGCGACGGTGGTGGCGGCGGTGCATCGTTGTACGCCACAGCCAAAGGCGCAGTAATGACTTATACAAGAGCGATGGCAAAAGAACTCGGGCCAAAAGGCATTCGCGTAAACGCAGTAGCGCCGGGCATGATTGCTACATCATTCCACGATCGTTTTACGAAACCGGAAATCAGAACAAACGTTGCGGCATCTACGCCGTTGCGCAGACAAGGCGATGCAAAAGACGTTGCTGATTTGGTGATTTATCTCGCATCGGATGAAGCGTCCTTCATTACCGGCACAAACATTGACATCAACGGCGGCACGTATTTCTCGTAAGCGTATAATGAAACCGCTGAGAGTTAACGGAGTCACGCAGAGAGTCTTTGCGAACGTTCTGCATCGCTGCTTCTCTGCGGTTAAATACGAATAACAAAAAGAACTTCCATGAAAAATTTTCTTTTGGTCGCTTCTCTCCTCTTCGCTGCGTGCACGGCCACAAAAGGCAACAGCGTGCCACCGCAATCGCCAGCCGTTTTTATTTTAAATGCTGATGTGCTGAGCCAGAAGAAAGCAGCCATCAATGTAAAGGACGCAGCACTGATGCCGGCATACAAAAAGCTGTTGAAAGACGCAGACAAAGCCCTGAACGAAGGACCGTTTAGCGTGATGGAAAAGAAAAACAATCCGCCCAGCGGCGACAGGCACGATTACATGAGCCTTGCGCCTTACTTCTGGCCCGACCCAATAAAGAACGACGGTCTGCCTTACATCCGCAAAGACGGCCAAACCAATCCAGAAGTGAAAGATTACAAGGACAAAGAATACATGCCGAAGATGTGCGAACTCGTGCACACGCTTGGCCTTGCCTATTATTTTTCGGGCGATGAAAAATACGCCGCACACGCAGCCAAGCTTTTGGAAGTCTGGTTTCTGAACGCAGACACAAAGATGAACCCGAACCTGAATTTTGCGCAAGCCATCAAAGGCGTGAACAACGGACGTGGCGCGGGTTTGATTGATGCGCGGCATTTTATGAATGTGGTTGACGCCATTGGTTTGCTGCAAGGCTCAAAGGCTTGGACAAAGGCTGATCAAACGGGTATGCAAAAATGGTTTGCTGATTTTTTAAACTGGATGCAAACGAGTTCAACCGGCAAAGACGAAATGAATGCGAAGAACAATCACGGCACGTATTACGATGCCTTGCGCTTGTCGCTTGCTTTGTTCATTAACGACAAAGAAGCGGCAAAAAGCATTGTGCAAAACGTTACGAAACGCCTCGACGCACAGATGGACGAAGAAGGAAAATTTCCGAAAGAAATGGAGCGCACCATCGCTCTTCATTACAACGTATTTGACCTTCACGCTTTCTTCATGGTTGCTTCAATGGCCGGGAAAAACGGCTTCGATCTTTGGCATTATACCTCTCCTTCCGGCGCTTCGCTGAAAAAAGGCTTTGATTATTTTCATCCTTATATTTCTAAACAAAAAGAGTGGACAGGACAACAAATAAAGCCCTTTGATTTTGAAGAAGGCTATCCGCTTTTGTTAACGGCCGCAGAGAGATACGGTTGCAACAAATGTCGCGATGAAATAAAAACATTGGCGGGATTGGATGCGGAAAAAATGCGGGAGAACTTGCTTTATTAAAAAGGACTCGGTAACAAAGAAAACCATGTGTTGAGTTGACCGTTGGCAACGGCGGCGCAAACGTGTAACGGCCGACTTTGATTAAAGCATCACAGTCCCGGCAATTTAATGCCGCTGCTTTTCAAATCATCAACGATTCGTTCTTGCAGCAACAGTTTTGTATCCACAAATCCGTGCGCATGCGACCATACGTTGATCATTACTTTGTACCCGTCAGGATCAATGCCGGCTACGCCAACGCGGTGGGCCGGATCGGTTAACAAAGTTGTTACGTTGGATACGCTTTTGTCCACGATGTTTTTCACCTGCGCAAAATCTACCGTAAACGGAAACTTCACTTCAATGTCCATCCGCCGCTTGTCTTCGCGGCTAAGGTTTACAATGATTTCATTGGACAGTTTGCTGTTGGGTATAATTACGGTGCGGTTGTCAAATGTTTTCATGATGGTGAAAAAAATCTGGATCGTATCCACCGTGCCCTCGTTGCCTTGTGCAATGATGTTGTCGCCAATGCGAAAAGGTTTCAACAACAAAATCAGCACGCCGCTGGTAAAGTTTTGCAAGGTTCCCGAAAGCGCCAATCCCGCTGCCACACCGAACGCACCAATGACCGCTGTGAAGATGGTCATTTGCAAACCCACTACCTGCATAAAGGCAATGAACAACAAAACCTGCAGGGCTGTTACAAACAGGTTCACAAGAAAAGGCCGTACCGAAGAGTTAACCTCACGCTTGTGGAAATGATGGTTGAGCCATTTTTTGATAAACCCGATGAGCCACAAGCCAATCAAAACCAGCAACACGCCAATAAGAATGCGCGGGCCTTCGATTAAAATCCAATTGTAGGCCTTGTCATAAAACTTACTCCAATCCATTTAGCTTTTCGGCAGAGATGCGTAAAAATCATGCCCTGTGCGAAAACAAACGAGTGCTAAGGCTTTACAAACAAGTTTTCCCACAGTGCAGTTTTGCAAAATTTATGCAAGAGGCTCCTGCAGAATCCAGGGAGAAGTCAGTTTTCAGGAAGCACCCGTACAATTTGAAAGCGCCGGAGAAAGGCCGGGTCAAGATTTTGTTTTTTGTTCGTGGCGAGGATGACGAGGCCAGGATGTGTCTCGATTTGTTGAAGCAGGTACGTTGACTCAAGGTTTGCATAACGATCGTGCGAGTCTTTTACGTCTGTTCTTTTGCCAAACAAGGCATCGGCTTCGTCGAAAAATAATATCCAAGCCTTTTCTTTTGCCCGTTCAAAAATCTGTTGAAGATTCTTTTCGGTTTCGCCGATGTACTTGCTTTGAATTTGCGAAAGCTCAACGCGGTGAAGTTCTTTGCCGGTTTCCTTTGCAAGCGATTCGGCGGCTTTTATTTTATCGGCGTTCTGTTGTCCCTCGAACAAAACGACGAGACTTTTTGTGCCTTTGTCCTTTACCGGTTGTTGCAACCAGGTTTTGATTTCTTTTAATGAAGTCATGATCGTTCGCTTTGCAGAAAGTTACTGAAACAAAACCGCTTCAAATGGTTGGCTATTGATTCATGTACAGTAAACTTCCCGAACGTACAAGAGTGCGACGCAACGACAGTCCAATAGTAGTACCACAGCTAAGTACATAATGCTTCTCTCAAATCACGCCGACTTTCTTCAAAAAAACAATGATCGCTTTGTTTACTTC
Coding sequences within:
- a CDS encoding SusC/RagA family TonB-linked outer membrane protein, whose product is MNTRRLLLLLFLQCFFFCAAFAQKQITGKVVDSATGEPLSGVSVLSDKKKTGGTTAADGSYKLSVDSKTSVVLFSSVGYTPQSFPVSTVPSVVRLTRAASALDEVVVIGYGTVRKSHLTGAVSKFKNEKLEEAPVSRLDQALQGKIAGVQIQNTSSEAGSDPKIRIRGGNSINASADPLVVVDGHPVPDGLSYVNPADVESVEVLKDAASAAIYGSRGASGVIIITTKSGKANRSKYSLKASTGTKSAYERYPMLTMTEYGNLLYYEASLKAKDPSITPPTTSQIMTPGERAGYIIEQTLLGGQPTDWQSQALRDATVRNLQLSVSGGSNTAKYFISGAYQKDDGMMYHSNYDRFNLRTRLDVDLSKRVKLSFNINPSYIKRERPSVNYIDFVRFYSFLPVYHNDVTAAFANQSALWGNLKPGDFAQARHFNGRIYSGYMPDGTLYNTVTAVDPFSTANNTPKSIMETRSITSNDYRVMSSGDLSVNILKGLDFKTMASAYIVYSNALDFAKRNSNKDGDVNRAQYNSRLMTDLLWENTLTYNKRIGGHSFTLLGGFTAQKTRQRDEQQQAQDFPSDNFTTMNNAAQVTLPYVDANGVQQGTFNTKFGIGLLSYLGRLTYDYKSKYLLSASLRSDGSSKFAPGHKWGTFPAVSLGWVATQEKFLQGVKWLDNLKFRGSYGVTGNNRINDFLWVDLLYASNYDFGSGNGTLVSGQAPTNPVLANKNITWEQTYQYNFGVDVSLFHNALSLSVDAYQSKTKALLLQQAVMAFLGSTQTINNIGQLQNRGIETELTANIMRRKNFRWTALANIAHNENKLLALAGEQYFLNYGERTEVYRNMPGRPLVEFFGYKTDGVWLSQQQINDAKAKGLTSNLSNLFVAGGLKLVDVNGDNVIDDKDRVVMGNPYPAYTWGLTNNVTCGQFDFSILLQGSQGGQLINGDANYNETKRINKNYIENRWLSPAYPGDGKTPYSTNGFNWMLTDYVVEDASYYALREVIVGYTLPAKLIRLAHLSSARFYFSAQNLYYHSASGYRGINPEARFSTGQYATPLVDGYQRGSFPLPRTVLFGLDINF
- a CDS encoding FadR/GntR family transcriptional regulator, whose protein sequence is MNEVLKSLKEVSLEKPVDVIIRQIKELLVSGRLKPGDKLPPERKLSEQFAVGRTHVREALRKLEFYGILQTRPQSGTFVASIGVSALKSLIADVLKIDSPSFLSLVETRVLLEEATIKLACQRRTKEDIKLLEASLNAYLEKAEAGIKAVDEDLLFHLTIAEASKNKVLKSLLLIIIPDIISNYSVFKVCDTVSSKALNEHKQIFACIKDGDAEKAAAVMKKHLKGVMDFAKSLVQ
- a CDS encoding polysaccharide lyase 6 family protein, yielding MKKILLSFSILLSLCGGAQMSLTDAMKALQRAKPGDTIVVANGTYKDVEINFVAKGDAAKPVVVKAQTPGGVIISGQSSLRLAGVGIEVNGFYFTNGYAPKGSAIEYRFGNEVANNCRITNCAIDDFNPPSRDVDNSWILLYGKNNRFDHNSVVGKLNQGVTFAVILDEERNLDNHHSIDHNYFGERPILGSNGGETTRVGTSQSAFKSSRTVIENNFFEHCNGEVEVISIKSCDNIIRNNTFYESAGVLALRHGNRNLVEGNVFIGNNKPNTGGIRVINEGHIIRNNHLEGLAGDRFFAALAIMNGVPNSLPNRYNQVKDVTIENNIWINCDNIQFCVGKDNERTAKPENVLLKNNVFFNRNKAEVYTAYDDLSGFKFVNNSVATKSGKFNQKGFVETKGTSGKFALKNYTQRDECGASWYRQPTKPATALNGKRISVAPGQNALIVAVQSANAGDVIELSSEGEYLVDNNIDVNKYLRIQGAKNLKTKPVIRYNGTKGRGSIFTISDGGVLEMNNLAFNDEAFDGKAAASSAISTATAMRGHYSAYINNCEFYNFQEGGYAPFKAQRTTFADSLIFTNCLFRDMSGDAISIAAEKQDDGKYNAEYVEVKNCAFYKVLGYALDLYRGGSDESTTGPTLLVDHCVLEDVNNKERGAGMRLFGVQNATVKNTLFSNTGRGGASLRFDETHWDKIAVTNCNLYNSGRIYSFWGKVVTGPVFNFKPSYRSFATHDFSLQSSSPLTTKGTDGDAIGLQTNNYLTTKKR
- a CDS encoding SDR family NAD(P)-dependent oxidoreductase gives rise to the protein MKLKGKVAIVTGGARDIGREVSLRLAKEGAKVVVNYFGSESEATKVAKQIKDEGGEAIAVKGDMTKWTEVVNLIDETKKAFGKEIHILTNVVGGLFGRKTIEEQDEEWYNLVMDVNLKSIFFTTKACVGAMPAGSSIINFSSQAGRDGGGGGASLYATAKGAVMTYTRAMAKELGPKGIRVNAVAPGMIATSFHDRFTKPEIRTNVAASTPLRRQGDAKDVADLVIYLASDEASFITGTNIDINGGTYFS
- a CDS encoding alginate lyase family protein, yielding MKNFLLVASLLFAACTATKGNSVPPQSPAVFILNADVLSQKKAAINVKDAALMPAYKKLLKDADKALNEGPFSVMEKKNNPPSGDRHDYMSLAPYFWPDPIKNDGLPYIRKDGQTNPEVKDYKDKEYMPKMCELVHTLGLAYYFSGDEKYAAHAAKLLEVWFLNADTKMNPNLNFAQAIKGVNNGRGAGLIDARHFMNVVDAIGLLQGSKAWTKADQTGMQKWFADFLNWMQTSSTGKDEMNAKNNHGTYYDALRLSLALFINDKEAAKSIVQNVTKRLDAQMDEEGKFPKEMERTIALHYNVFDLHAFFMVASMAGKNGFDLWHYTSPSGASLKKGFDYFHPYISKQKEWTGQQIKPFDFEEGYPLLLTAAERYGCNKCRDEIKTLAGLDAEKMRENLLY
- a CDS encoding mechanosensitive ion channel family protein, with product MDWSKFYDKAYNWILIEGPRILIGVLLVLIGLWLIGFIKKWLNHHFHKREVNSSVRPFLVNLFVTALQVLLFIAFMQVVGLQMTIFTAVIGAFGVAAGLALSGTLQNFTSGVLILLLKPFRIGDNIIAQGNEGTVDTIQIFFTIMKTFDNRTVIIPNSKLSNEIIVNLSREDKRRMDIEVKFPFTVDFAQVKNIVDKSVSNVTTLLTDPAHRVGVAGIDPDGYKVMINVWSHAHGFVDTKLLLQERIVDDLKSSGIKLPGL
- a CDS encoding ATP-binding protein, whose translation is MTSLKEIKTWLQQPVKDKGTKSLVVLFEGQQNADKIKAAESLAKETGKELHRVELSQIQSKYIGETEKNLQQIFERAKEKAWILFFDEADALFGKRTDVKDSHDRYANLESTYLLQQIETHPGLVILATNKKQNLDPAFLRRFQIVRVLPEN